The genomic DNA GCATATTCTGTGAGAGCTTCAGTGTGAAAGACATACCTCATTGCTCGAGCAACCGCCTAACTCGAGCTAAACCTTCTTCTCCTGGAATGGGCTGCACAGAACCGTTACGAATCCGATCTCGTCGTTTCTTGGCTTCAGTAACCCAAGTTGCCTGAACGGTTGGATCGGTCTCAAACTCTAGGCTTTCGACTAGCTTGTCTGCTAGAAGCGCCCTAGAAACACTAGGGAGAGCTAAGAGTTCTTCTGTTAACTGCTCAATTGACCGCATAGATCCTCACAGGATAGAAAATCTTGTTTACAATTTTAGCAAAATTCCACCTATCAACGTATTTGCCTTTCCCCTTATCCCGCTTAAATCACTCTGGGGAAAGTAAAATCGTTAGCGAATTCCGAAAGTCTCACTGAAACTAGAATTTCGCGATGCAGCTTTGTAAATAACGGTGAAGTCGATCGGCAATAGGCACTTTTAAGGCGCAGCAGAGTATTTTGATTGCCGCTCCAACGAAGCTTAGAGTAAAAAATTTAGCACCTCAATAAATTTGAAAATAGTCTGACATAGAATCGAGATTTTCTAATGGATAGTAGAGAAGCTATATGCCGAGATTTTATCATTCACAATTTATACCTCATCATTCATAATTTCCCAACCAGCCAATAAGTATCCATTTTGCCTTTCCCTTTAATTGGAATTTGACCGCGATACTCAAATTTGTAGTGCGATCGCAAACTATCCCGAACCGCTTGCGTCACCTGAATGCGTCCGGGAACGCCATGAGATTCCATACGGCTGGCAATATTCACCGTATCGCCCCAAAGATCGTAGATGAATTTTTTAAGGCCGATCACGCCAGCAACGACCGGGCCGGTGTGAATGCCAACGCGAATGCTTAAATTGAAGTTGCGATCGCCGTTAAACTGCGCGATCGCATCCTGAACGTCGAGGGCGAAATCAGCCACCGCTGCAATATTATTAGGATGGTGTTCGGGAATGCCGCTTACAAGCATATAAGCATCGCCAATCGTCTTAATCTTCTCGAGTTTGTGCAATTCCGTCAGGCGATCGAACTGGGAAAAAATATCGTTCAATAAGTTCACCAACTCCAGCGGCGATAATTCGCCCGCAATCCCCGTAAACCCTACGATATCGGCAAATAAAACGGTAG from Oscillatoria sp. FACHB-1406 includes the following:
- a CDS encoding addiction module protein, which produces MRSIEQLTEELLALPSVSRALLADKLVESLEFETDPTVQATWVTEAKKRRDRIRNGSVQPIPGEEGLARVRRLLEQ